From the genome of Catharus ustulatus isolate bCatUst1 chromosome 39, bCatUst1.pri.v2, whole genome shotgun sequence, one region includes:
- the LOC117010196 gene encoding kallikrein-14-like, with protein MALLLVTGVAGDTRVVGGHACVPHSQPWQVAVLDMYKLYCGGVLIAPRWVVTAAHCTTPGVTTVALGKHRLYAREAGEQRRMVARRVAHPGYDPSTKDNDIMLLKLVAPAAISERVRPIAVASCLPEAGTTCVTSGWGATTSPEVTYPEVLQCVNVTLFSSAECRRFYPDSITANMICAGNVQGGTDSCQGDSGGPLVCRGALQGIVSWGMERCGQPRRPGVYTKVCRYARWIRDTMDDT; from the exons ATGGCGCTGCTGCTGGtgacag gtgtggcAGGTGACACGCGCGTGGTGGGTGGCCACGCCTGCGTGCCGCACTCGCAGCCCTGGCAGGTGGCCGTGCTGGACATGTACAAACTCTACTGCGGGGGGGTCCTGATAGCGCCGCGCTGGGTAGTGACAGCGGCGCACTGCACCACACCTGG gGTGACCACGGTGGCGCTGGGCAAGCACCGGCTGTACGCGCGCGAGGCCGGCGAGCAGCGCCGCATGGTCGCTCGCCGCGTGGCCCACCCGGGCTACGACCCCTCCACCAAGGACAACGACATCATGCTGCTCAAGCTGGTGGCCCCCGCCGCCATCTCGGAGCGCGTCCGGCCCATCGCCGTGGCCTCGTGCCTGCCCGAGGCCGGCACCACCTGTGTCACCTCGGGGTGGGGCGCCACCACCTCACCTGAAG TGACGTACCCCGAGGTGCTGCAGTGCGTTAAC GTCACGCTCTTCTCCTCGGCCGAGTGTCGCCGCTTCTACCCCGACTCCATCACGGCCAACATGATCTGTGCCGGCAACGTGCAGGGGGGCACCGACTCCTGCCAg GGCGACTCCGGCGGCCCCCTGGTGTGCCGGGGCGCGCTGCAGGGCATCGTCTCGTGGGGCATGGAGCGCTGCGGGCAGCCCCGGCGCCCCGGCGTCTACACCAAGGTTTGCCGGTACGCGCGCTGGATCCGCGACACCATGGACGACACCTGA